The following are encoded together in the Echinicola jeungdonensis genome:
- a CDS encoding DUF4097 family beta strand repeat-containing protein, translated as MRHPKAMHNRCFSSLYWLLLIPLWSLINSCNNGPKHAITNIQKELDGISKVEINGGPLEVSYEGDANRSNFFLNAYFESANKEVPGIEYSIVDDLLIISFDISGNFPGWLSNNKGFISLAGPKNVKLVIKNGSGPVFVKNVDHKEIIINTGSGKMEVSNLSGNKIHLSAGSGKINGENVAADMEITVRSGHGKLENLKGSIKGEVSSGYLELNQVDGKVDGKVSSGKMKLQNVSSLGNLKVSSGSIQVENGGLGSSTFLECSSGSIHIQTDDDLSNFNFYLKASSGSVKVGNQKDGDKLEIDNGAPETVNGNVSSGSIRILN; from the coding sequence TCTTCCCTTTATTGGCTATTGCTAATTCCCCTATGGAGTCTAATTAACTCCTGCAACAATGGACCCAAACATGCAATCACAAATATCCAAAAGGAATTGGATGGAATAAGCAAAGTGGAAATAAATGGTGGGCCCTTGGAAGTAAGCTATGAAGGAGATGCCAATCGGTCAAATTTTTTCCTAAACGCATATTTTGAATCTGCTAATAAAGAAGTCCCAGGAATAGAATATTCTATAGTAGATGATTTACTAATTATCAGTTTCGATATAAGTGGTAATTTCCCAGGTTGGCTCAGCAACAATAAGGGGTTTATTAGTCTAGCGGGCCCTAAAAATGTTAAGCTTGTTATCAAAAATGGCTCAGGGCCTGTTTTTGTAAAAAATGTGGACCATAAGGAAATCATTATTAATACGGGATCTGGAAAAATGGAAGTGTCCAACTTATCGGGGAATAAAATCCATTTGAGTGCTGGTTCAGGAAAAATAAATGGGGAGAATGTAGCCGCAGATATGGAGATTACCGTTAGATCTGGTCATGGAAAACTCGAAAATTTGAAAGGATCGATAAAAGGGGAGGTCAGCAGTGGTTACTTGGAACTAAACCAAGTGGATGGAAAGGTAGATGGAAAAGTCAGTTCCGGAAAAATGAAACTTCAGAATGTAAGCTCCCTGGGAAATTTAAAGGTAAGCTCAGGTTCCATTCAGGTGGAAAATGGAGGATTAGGTTCCAGTACTTTTTTGGAATGTTCTTCCGGCTCCATTCATATTCAGACAGATGATGATTTGAGTAATTTTAATTTTTATTTAAAAGCTTCCAGTGGAAGTGTCAAGGTTGGAAATCAAAAGGATGGGGATAAATTGGAAATAGATAATGGAGCCCCGGAAACTGTTAATGGTAATGTAAGTTCCGGTAGTATTCGTATTTTAAATTGA
- a CDS encoding GlsB/YeaQ/YmgE family stress response membrane protein, whose protein sequence is MEIIWWLIFGLIAGALAKWIMPGRDPGGIFITILIGIGGAFVGGIIGRALGFESAGGSSLGWGLVWAVIGALIILYIWKKWLGPRFSK, encoded by the coding sequence ATGGAGATCATTTGGTGGCTTATATTTGGGTTAATTGCAGGGGCTTTGGCCAAATGGATTATGCCCGGCAGGGATCCGGGAGGGATATTTATAACTATCCTGATTGGAATTGGAGGCGCTTTTGTCGGGGGAATAATAGGAAGAGCTCTTGGATTTGAAAGTGCGGGAGGAAGTAGTCTGGGCTGGGGTTTGGTCTGGGCAGTTATTGGCGCATTGATTATCCTTTATATTTGGAAAAAATGGCTTGGACCCAGATTTTCCAAATAA